GCAAGGTCAAGGGCGTGCTCGACGAAGCCGATTCCAACCGCCGCATGGAGGTCATCAACGCGGTGAACGCCGGCCTCGCGAAGTTCGATGACGGCAAGACCGTGCGCTTCCTGAATATCAACGAGCGTTTCCTCGGACAGGACGGGAAGATCCCGCACTTCATCATGCCCGATCAGCTCCATCCTTCCCCGGCGGGCTACCAGCTCTGGGCCGAGGCGATGCAGCCGCTCCTGACCGAGATGCTGAAGTAAGTGACGGCGCGGGCGTGCGACGCGGGTGGATACCCCGGGGCACGCCCGGCGCGTTCGGTCGGCAGGGCGCGGCGAGGCCGCGCCCGCCGGCGTTAGTGACTTCCGTTGCGCCCTCGCCCGTTGGTCGCGTTGACCCGGGACGTGGGGCGCGAGGTGAAATCCTCGAAGTTCAGGTCGGCTCCGGCGCTCTTGTTGCCGTTGCGGTGCGAAGCCCCGTGCCGCGGATCGACATCTTCGAAGGTCAGTTCGGGCGTGCTGCGTGCGTGCGGGGCTGGCTTCGAACGGGGTGCGGCTTGGGACGCGATGCGCGCTGGCTTGCCCGCGGCCCCCGCGACCGGCTCCGCCCGTCGGGTCTGCGCCAACGCAGCGGTCTGCTCATTCACGCCGTGGACCAGTGCCAGCAGCTCGGCGACGTTGGTGCGCAGGACCGACGCCTGCTCCTTGAGCTGTTCGGCCGCGGCCGCGGTCTCCTCGGCGCTGCTGGCGTTCGACTGCGTCACGCGGTCCATCTGACCCACTGCGGTGTTCACCTGCGTGAGCCCCTGGCTCTGCTCGGTGGAGGCGAGGACGATCTCGCCGACGAGCGTGTCCATCCGGCGCGCCTTCTCGACGATTTCGCCGAGCGATTTGGCCACGGCGTGCGAGATGCGGACACCGGCTTCGCTGTTGCTGATCGCCTCCTCGATCTTCTGCGCGGTCTCCTTGGAGGCGTGCGCGGAACGCTGGGCCAGGTTGCGCACCTCGTCGGCGACCACGGCGAAACCCATGCCGGCCTCGCCGGCGCGGGCGGCCTCGACCGCCGCATTGAGCGCGAGGATGTTCGTCTGGAACGCGATCTCGTCGATGGCCTTGATAATCTTCGCGATGCCGTCGGAGGAGGTCTTGATGGCGTCCATGGCCGCCTCCATCTGGCGCATGTCCTTCGCGCCGGTCTCGGCGGCGAGCCGCGTCTGGTCCGACAATGTCTTCGCCTGCTCGGCGCTCTCCACGTTGCGTTTGGTCATGCTGGAGAGCTCCTCGAGCGAGGCGCTCGTTTCCTCGAGACTGGCGGCCTGTTCGCTGGCGCCGTTGGCGAGGGTCTGGCTGGCGCTTGAAACCTGGTCGGACGAGGACGCGGTCTGCTCGGAGTTCTCGGAGAGTATCTGGGCGACATGCGAAAGCACGCGGTTCGTCTGGCGGGTGACGATGACGGCCGTGGCGATTCCGATGACGACGGCCACCGCGCCGCCGATGACGAGGAGCACCATGAGGCTGCTGACGCGTGCGGTGGTATCGGTCGCGCCGGCATCCACGAGGTTGGTCGAGCCTTGCTGAATGGTTTTCACCGCGGCGGCGAACACGCCATAGGCGGTGGTCCGCGCGTCGCGGGCCGCGAGTTTGTGGTCGATGGCGTCCTTCAGCCTGAGGGTGCCTTGCTCGTAGGTCCGCAGGGCCGCGATGGCTTCGTCCAGCCGTGCGACGATCGCGGCGCTGCGGGAGCGCTCCTTCAGTTGCAGGAGCTTCAACGCCGCGACTTTTGCGCGGGCGTTCGCTGCGACCGCGTGCTGCGGATCCTGCGTGCCAACCACGCGCCAGCACGACATGCGGACTTCGGCCGCATCGCGGAAAGCGTCGGCCAGGAGCTTCATCAGCACCACGTTCTCATGGACGGCCGCGGCGGAACCACCCTTGGCGAGTTCGGTGCTGGCCTGCTCCAGTTGGGTGGTGACGGCCATGATTGCCTCGAACAACCGGCCCCCGGCGGGGACGAGCTCGTTCCACTGCGCCTGGAAGGCGAGAGTGGACTCCCGGAACTCCGCGAGCGTGGTCTGATAGCGCTGGAAGGCGGGCAAGGCGGTGGCGAGACCGTCGCGCAGACTGGTGAGTTCCCCGTGCGCGCGGCTGAAGGCTTCGATCGCCTTCACCGCCGCCCGCGTGTGCTCGAGATCACTCTCCACGACCTGCCAATGGGTGTCGTCCGAAGTGACGTCGTACCCGCGGGCGCTGATCGCCACGGCGTTGGCGCGCGCCAGCACTTCGGTGGCCAGCGCGCCCTGCTTGGTGAAGAGCGAGCTGACATCGCTGGCGTGGCGGCCGACGACGCGCAGGCGCACGAGGGCGAAGCTGCCGAGCACGATCAAGGTGAGGCAGAGCAGGCCGAAGCCGACTCCGATGCGTTTGCGGAGACTCCATTTCTTCATGGCGAAAGACAGCGAACTTCCCCGCTCGCCGGTGGCAGAAAACAGCGGGATTGATTGGTGGATCGCTATCTTTCGGCCACCTCGGCGCGGACCGTAGCGCGGTTTTTGCCAAATCACGCTCGGCCCTTGCGGAGCGTCTCCAAAATCAGGTTACACCTTGCATCCTGCACGATCCGGGCCGGCTTGGATGGCCGGTTTGCCGCCGACGAGCCGCCGGGAAGGCCACGCGAAGAGCGCGGCCCCGCTGATGATCAGCAGGAGCAGGGCGCCCGCACTCAGACGCAGCGACGACGCCAGCCCTTCCGGCTGATACGAAACGCTGATCTCGTGCCCGCCCGCGTTCACCAGGACGCCCTGGAAGGCATGGTTAACCTGCAGCAACGCGGTTGTTTGCCCATCCACCCGGACTTGCCCGTGGCGGGGCCACCGCGCCTCTGTGAGCACCACGAGGCCGGCGGTGGGCGCCGCGATGTGAAAGGTGGTGGTGGCCTCGGTCAGCCGGTAACGGGTCGCTGGCACGATGCGGCGGGGACCAACGGTGTCATCGAGCCGCAACGTTGCCGGAAGCGATTGCGCGGTGGTGCGTTGCACCGCCGCGAAGGGACGTCCGTCTCCGGTTTCGATCTCGCGCACCAGGTCGGTCGCGTGCTCATACCGCCGCGCGCGATCGGTGAAGAACGCGCGGGGCCAGCTTGATGGGCTTTCGTAAACGCCCAGGTCTTGCGTCCCTCGCACCACCCAGCCGGGGAGGCCGGCTGGAGCCTTGCCGGCGTCGAGCACGCAGAAACGGACATTCAGGAAATCGAGGAAGCGCTGGCAGCGGGCGGCGTCCGCGGCTTCCAGGTGATAGCGCCAGTCCCATTCGCGTCGGAGGGGCGACGCCTCCATCAGTTCCCGGTACGCCACGTTCATCAGCGCGTCGGGCGCGCTGATCGTCTCAATGCCGTACACACCGGACCAGCCGGGCATGAGCGTGCGGCGGAGTCCGACCACCCGCCCCGGCTCTCGCGCGAGTTCCGGGCGGAGTTGCTCCAGCGCAGGCGACGGCGCGTGCAGGTCGGCGCGCGGACCGGGGCGGACGGTGAAGTGCGAGAAGCCGACCTCGGCGTGGAGACCCGGACGCCAGAGTAGAACGAGCGTGCAAAACGCGATGCCGGCGGCGCGCCCGCGCGTGGGGCGGCGGTCCGTCAGCACGCGGCGGATAGCGAGGCTCAAGCCGAACAGCGCCGCCACGAGCACGCCGAGATAGCCCCAGACGAAAGGCTCGCTGCCAAGGCGGCCCGCGACGGGCTTCGTTTCGGGCGAGACATAGGTGAGGAGCCCGACGACGTAGGCGCCGAGGAGAACCGCCAGCGCGGCGCCCGCGATCTGCAGGTCCCGCCGGCCGACCGGCTTCCGCAGCCGGGCCGCGGCGGCAGCGAAGCCATAGCCCGCGAGCACGCTCCAAAGGATGATCAGCACGCAGGAGAATGTGTTATCGACGTGGATGATCTGCCCGAGGAACGGCACGGCGCTGATCCAGCGCGCCGGCACGAGGCCGTACACGATCGCCATCGCCGGCAGCGTGGCGGCGACGAGTGCCAGGAACGTGCGGTCGGCGCGAAACCGACGCCAGCCCGCCACGAGGTAGAGGCAGCCGCCAAGGACCAGGAAGTTGGCGGAAGGATCGAGCACGACGGTGCCGGGCGTGAGCGGACGGAAGAGGGCTTCGTCAAAGCTCGCGAGCAGGAGGGACAGGGAGAGCTGCCGCGCGCCCGGGAGATCGTAGCTCGTGCGGGCATCTTGAAGCACCGATAGGAACGTCCACCACGTCGGGAGCGTGAGGACGACGAACAGGACGCCGGCCCACGCCGCCAAGGCGAGTTTGGCGAGACGCGTCCGCCAGGGAGCCCAGTCCAGCAGGAGCACGAGCGCCCCGGTGAGGTTCAGCGCCATGAGCAGGACATACGCCTCCTTGATCGTGCCGCTGTGCAGCAGTGCGAAGTTCGCCAGGAGCAGTGCCCCCAGCCAGCCCGCCCAGGCGCGCCGGCGGGTGCTGCGCGCGAGACGGAGCCAGCAGTAGAGCGGCCACGGGGCGTAGCAGAGACTGAAGACCGCGGGGTGATTCACGCGGAAGACGAAGAACCCGATGCACGGCGCGGCGAACGCGACCCAACCGGCGGCGCCGTGGTGACCGGTCGCGACCAGCACGGTCAAGCCGAGGCCGAGACCCAGGAGGAATTTCGCGAGCAGAAATTTGAGGTCCCAGGCCCACGCGGCCCCCCGCGCGGCGATCACGAGAAAGTGCAGCGGGTCGCCAAACATCGTCTGGCCCTGGCCCAGGAGCGGGATGCCGGACGCGGAGTAGCGGTTCCACACCGGTAGTTCACCACCGGCCAGCGCGCGGTGCTGGAACATCGAATACGGCACGTGCTGCCACATCAGCGCCCCGACGTCGGAGCCTTGCACCGTTGTGGTCCGCGCCGGCCGCGCCTGCGGCAGCATCGGCGGCGACTCGTATAGCAGCGGCGAACCGTAGTGCGGCGAAACGTAGCTCTTGCCCAGGAACACGACCGGATAGGCGCTGAACACCATGCCGGCGGCCGCGAGGAGCGCGATCGTCCATCCCGCCGGCAGGAGCCGAAGGCGCAGCAACCAGGCGCGGAGGAGGGTCATGCGCCCGTTCTGACGCGATAAACGGCGGTTGGTTGCATTTGTTTGCGGCGCACCGGCATGTGTCGGTTGGCGCCGCCGCCACGTCGCCGCGCTGTGGGTCTGCCGCGGCGAGGTGAGGCCGCGGCCGGGCACGTTGCCCGCCGCGCGGTCAGCCCGGCTGGCGGCCGGCCTAGTTCGGGAGGTCGGTCGTGCTCGCAACGACCGTGGCGAACCGGTCGGCGAGTTCTGCTAGGGCCACGCGGTGCACCGTCTCCGCCGGGGCGGTCGCGCCCCGCAGGTCGGGCAGGTCGCGCGTGGCGCAGGCGTTCGCCACGACGGTCACGTGATAGCCATGGTCGATGGCGGCGCGGGCCGTCGTGCTCACGCACATGTGGGTCATGGCCCCGGCGAGGATGAGTTCACGGCGTCCGAGCCGCTGCAGCGACTCGGCTAGGGTCGTGCCGGCGAAGGCGCTCGGCCGCTGCTTGGGGATCACCGTCTCGCCCGCGAGCGGCTGCGCGCCGGGGGCGAACTCCGCGCCAGGCGAGCCGGCGGCGAACAGGCGGCTGTCCGCGGGGCTCAGGTGCTGGATGTGGATGATCGGCACATGGGCGGCCCGGGCCCGCTGCAGGAGGCGGTCGATCTCGGACAACGCGGCGTCGATGCCCGCCAGGGGTACCCGACCGCTCGGCAGGTACTCGCGCTGCGCATCGATGATCACGACCACACTCTCGGAGAGCCGGCTGGCGCGTGGCTGGCCGCCCCCGAGCTGCACGAGCGTTTGCGGCGCGGCGGAGACGGTGGCGGCGAGGGAGAACAGGGTCCAGAAGGCGGGAAGCAGGAGGAGTGGTTTCATGAGCGGAGAACGCGATGCTAGCGGATCCGGCGCGCCGCGGCTAATGCCGGGATTTTTTGTTCGTATGCCTTTTGGTTATGTCGCCTGCTGGGGGGACATGGAACTGCGGCATCTCCGGTACTTCGCGGTCGTGGCGGAAACGCTTCATTTCTCGCGCGCCGCCGAGCGGCTGCACGTCACGCAGCCTGCGCTCTCGCGCCAGATCCGCGATCTCGAGGGCGAGCTGGGTGTGACGCTCCTGCGCCGCCACCGCACGCAGACGGCGCTGACGCCGGCGGGGGAGCAGTTTCTGCGGCGCACGCGGGAAATCCTGGCCGCGACGGAGGAGGCGGTGCTCGAGGTGCGCACGCTCGGGCGATCGCTGCGGGTGGGGCACTACGGCACGCTGTGGACCGACTACTTCGGGGCCGCGCTGCGGCGATTCTCCCGGGCGCATCGCGAGCTCTCGTTGACTCCGGTGGAGCTGACGCCGGTGGACCTGGTGGCGGCGTTGCGGCGGGACGAACTCGATTTTGCGCTCGTGGGTGGCGTGAGCCCGCGGCTCGAGCGGGAATTCGCCACGCGGCGGCTCTGTGCCCTTGATGCCGTGCTGGCGCTCGCGGCCGACCATCCGCTCGCGAAGCGCCGCCGGCTCACGCTGTCGGACCTGCGCGATGCAGACTGGGTCGTGTGGGACGAGCATGCCTTTCCCGGTCGCGTGGACCTGCTCCGCACCGCGGCCGCCAAGGCGGGGTTCACGCCGCGCGTGGTCGCGGGCGTCGACAGCGTCGCCTCCATGTTCGTCGCCGTCGCGACGAGCGGGGCGGTCGGGTATGTGCTGCCGATGACGCGGAAGCTCCCGCACTCGGGCGTGGTATTCGCGCGGCTCCAGCCGCCGGCCATCTGCTTTGAAATGCATGCGGCGTGGCGACGGGAGTCCCGCCATGCCGCAGTGCTCGCGGAGCTGGCCGCGACCCTGGCCGAGGGTTCGCGCGAGGGTGCCGGCCTGCGGACGCCTACCGCGACGGCTCCTGCTTCAGGCCGCGGATGAAAGCCTCGGCGTCGCGAATCGACGTCTCCATGTCGGCGGCCAGTCGGCTGATGTCGGTTCCGAGCTCGCGATCGAGCATCGACAGCCGCGGGACGACCGGCAGCGTGGACGGCTCGTCGTGATGTTTCGTCCCCTTCGTTCCCTTCTTCGCTTCGCGCTCTTCATTTCGTTGGTGGTCCTGGCGCTCGCGCCGGCAAGTCGGGCGGCATCGGCGTACGAGGCGGTGCGGCTGTTTGGGGTCGACTACGTGGATGTCCGCGACGTCGGTCGGCGTCATGGGCTGGCGCCACAGTGGATCACCGCGCGCGACACGCTGCGGCTGCGCAGCACGTGGACGACGCTCGAGTTCACGGTGCGGCGCGTGGAGGCGCGGCTGAACGGCGTGACGGTCTTCCTGAGCGAGCCCGTGGTGGCGCGGCTCGGCTCGCTGTACATCGCGCGCAACGACGCCGAACGATTGTTCGCCCCGATTCTTGTGCCACGACTCGGCCCGCGGATTTCGCCCCTGCGGACGGTCATGATCGATCCCGGGCATGGCGGGCGGGATCCCGGCAACCAGAACCTCCGGCTGCGGCTGCACGAGAAGACGTTCACGCTCGACATCGCCCGCCGGCTCTCGGGCCTGCTCACGGCGGCGGGCTTTCGCGTGGTGATGACCCGCACGCGCGACCGGTACGTCTCGCTCGAGGAGCGCGCCGCGTTGGCGGACCGCCATCGGCCCGATCTGTTCATCAGCCTGCACTTCAACGCGTTTTCGGACCGCACCGTCTCCGGGGTGGAAACGTTCGTGATGACGCCCCTGCGCGACCGCTCGACGCCGCAACGGGAGCGCGACCTGGAGATGCTGCGGACGCGCTTCCCGGGTAACGCGCACGACCACTGGAATGCGGTCATCGGCTACCAGATGCAGCGGGCCTTGGTCATGGGCACGCATGCCGAGGACCGCGGGTTGAAGCGCTTCCGGTTTAGCGTGCTGCGCTCCGTGTCTTGTCCGGCCGTGCTGGTCGAAGCCGGTTTCCTCTCCAACGACACCGAAGGCCGGCGCGTCGCCGATCCCGCTCACCGCCAGCGGATCGCCGAGGCCATCGCGACAGCGGTAAAGGCCCACCGGACGACCCGGCAGGCTGCCAGTCGCGGCTGAGCCGGCGCCGGCGGTGGCCGCCACCGCCAGAGTTGGCAAGTTGCAGGTTGGAACGTTGCAGGGACCTGGTCCGCGACTGGCCGGTCTTTCTCTTACTCGTACTCTTTCTCTTTCTCTCCGACCTGATCGGCCGACGTCCGCCGGCCGAGAACGAGAACCAAGGCCTCGAGAGTAAGAGAAAGAGGAAGAGTAAGAGAAAGATTTGGGGGGCACTTTGCCCCCCGTGTCCGGAAACCCCGGGCTGGTTCGTTGTAGGGGTGGTGCGGCCCAATGAGGGGCCCTGCCGTAAATCCCACACCCACAATGAAGAATACCACCACTATGGACGCGCCGAACGCCACGGCCAAACCCGCCGGCTGCCGCCACACGGTAACGCCGCACCTCGTCATCAAGAACGCGCTCGAGGCGCTCGCGTTCTACAAGCAGGCGTTCGGTGCCACCGAGCTCATGGCGATGAAGGCACCTAACGGGAAGCTCGTGCACGCCGAGATCCAGATCGGAGACTCCATTGTGATGATCGGCGAGGAGGCACCGGAGTGGGGCGCGCTGAGCCCGACCACCCTCAAGGGAACGCCCGTCACGATCCATCTGCAGGTGCCCAACGTGGACGCGTTCATCGACCAGGCGGTGAAGGCCGGCGCCAAGGTCGTGATGCCGCCGTCGGACCAATTCTGGGGCGACCGTTACGGTACGATCGACGATCCGTTCGGCCATCGCTGGGGCGTCGCGACGCATCTCCGGGACGTAAGCCACGAGGAGATGGCGAACGCGTTGCGCCAGATGTTCGGCGCTTGATCACTTCCGAAACGGAGATCCACGGCTGAACCCCGTGGATCTCCTGCCGTGCGGCGCCGCCGAAGGGGCGGCGCGACGCTCAGCGGGGCGCGAGCGTGAGGAGCTGACTCTCCCGCGGCTCGCGGCGTCGATAATCCCCGCGACTGAAG
The Opitutus sp. ER46 DNA segment above includes these coding regions:
- a CDS encoding methyl-accepting chemotaxis protein; this encodes MKKWSLRKRIGVGFGLLCLTLIVLGSFALVRLRVVGRHASDVSSLFTKQGALATEVLARANAVAISARGYDVTSDDTHWQVVESDLEHTRAAVKAIEAFSRAHGELTSLRDGLATALPAFQRYQTTLAEFRESTLAFQAQWNELVPAGGRLFEAIMAVTTQLEQASTELAKGGSAAAVHENVVLMKLLADAFRDAAEVRMSCWRVVGTQDPQHAVAANARAKVAALKLLQLKERSRSAAIVARLDEAIAALRTYEQGTLRLKDAIDHKLAARDARTTAYGVFAAAVKTIQQGSTNLVDAGATDTTARVSSLMVLLVIGGAVAVVIGIATAVIVTRQTNRVLSHVAQILSENSEQTASSSDQVSSASQTLANGASEQAASLEETSASLEELSSMTKRNVESAEQAKTLSDQTRLAAETGAKDMRQMEAAMDAIKTSSDGIAKIIKAIDEIAFQTNILALNAAVEAARAGEAGMGFAVVADEVRNLAQRSAHASKETAQKIEEAISNSEAGVRISHAVAKSLGEIVEKARRMDTLVGEIVLASTEQSQGLTQVNTAVGQMDRVTQSNASSAEETAAAAEQLKEQASVLRTNVAELLALVHGVNEQTAALAQTRRAEPVAGAAGKPARIASQAAPRSKPAPHARSTPELTFEDVDPRHGASHRNGNKSAGADLNFEDFTSRPTSRVNATNGRGRNGSH
- a CDS encoding cysteine hydrolase family protein; the protein is MKPLLLLPAFWTLFSLAATVSAAPQTLVQLGGGQPRASRLSESVVVIIDAQREYLPSGRVPLAGIDAALSEIDRLLQRARAAHVPIIHIQHLSPADSRLFAAGSPGAEFAPGAQPLAGETVIPKQRPSAFAGTTLAESLQRLGRRELILAGAMTHMCVSTTARAAIDHGYHVTVVANACATRDLPDLRGATAPAETVHRVALAELADRFATVVASTTDLPN
- a CDS encoding LysR substrate-binding domain-containing protein — its product is MPFGYVACWGDMELRHLRYFAVVAETLHFSRAAERLHVTQPALSRQIRDLEGELGVTLLRRHRTQTALTPAGEQFLRRTREILAATEEAVLEVRTLGRSLRVGHYGTLWTDYFGAALRRFSRAHRELSLTPVELTPVDLVAALRRDELDFALVGGVSPRLEREFATRRLCALDAVLALAADHPLAKRRRLTLSDLRDADWVVWDEHAFPGRVDLLRTAAAKAGFTPRVVAGVDSVASMFVAVATSGAVGYVLPMTRKLPHSGVVFARLQPPAICFEMHAAWRRESRHAAVLAELAATLAEGSREGAGLRTPTATAPASGRG
- a CDS encoding N-acetylmuramoyl-L-alanine amidase codes for the protein MFRPLRSLLRFALFISLVVLALAPASRAASAYEAVRLFGVDYVDVRDVGRRHGLAPQWITARDTLRLRSTWTTLEFTVRRVEARLNGVTVFLSEPVVARLGSLYIARNDAERLFAPILVPRLGPRISPLRTVMIDPGHGGRDPGNQNLRLRLHEKTFTLDIARRLSGLLTAAGFRVVMTRTRDRYVSLEERAALADRHRPDLFISLHFNAFSDRTVSGVETFVMTPLRDRSTPQRERDLEMLRTRFPGNAHDHWNAVIGYQMQRALVMGTHAEDRGLKRFRFSVLRSVSCPAVLVEAGFLSNDTEGRRVADPAHRQRIAEAIATAVKAHRTTRQAASRG
- a CDS encoding VOC family protein gives rise to the protein MKNTTTMDAPNATAKPAGCRHTVTPHLVIKNALEALAFYKQAFGATELMAMKAPNGKLVHAEIQIGDSIVMIGEEAPEWGALSPTTLKGTPVTIHLQVPNVDAFIDQAVKAGAKVVMPPSDQFWGDRYGTIDDPFGHRWGVATHLRDVSHEEMANALRQMFGA